In Hydractinia symbiolongicarpus strain clone_291-10 chromosome 4, HSymV2.1, whole genome shotgun sequence, the following proteins share a genomic window:
- the LOC130641067 gene encoding uncharacterized protein LOC130641067, giving the protein MEVFTNVVFYSIFLNEACLYAAATPIAHNVSTKVFLSNASLLANETKLKTDVSSVFESIQIVTTTKKKTGGRSVNKEPCCLHGITAGHHGLTCIARKDFSKVRTNLHHYLKQKFVKSRHKNHLTELSKKVEKCAENERLKRIFRKCCIRTQVKSGRIKNPEYHT; this is encoded by the exons ATGGAGGTGTTTACAAACGTTGTGTTTTACTCCatcttcttaaatgaagcgtgtTTGTATGCTGCAGCAACACCAATTGCACACAATGTGTCAACCAAAGTTTTCCTGAGTAATGCAAGTTTATTAGCAAATGAAACCAAGCTAAAGACAGATGTCAGTTCGG TATTCGAATCAATTCAAATCGTGACAACGACAAAGAAGAAGACAGGAGGTCGTTCGGTAAACAAGGAACCATGCTGTCTTCATGGTATTACAGCTGGCCATCATGGTCTTACTTGTATAGCAAGAAAAGATTTTTCCAAAGTGAGAACAAATCTGCATCATTATTTAAAACAGAAGTTTGTCAAATCGAGACACAAAAACCACCTTACGGAGTTgtctaaaaaagttgaaaaatgtgctgaaaatgaacgattaaaaagaatttttcgaaaatgttgcATTCGGACTCAAGTTAAATCAGGTCGTATAAAAAATCCTGAATACCATACATAG
- the LOC130641068 gene encoding uncharacterized protein LOC130641068 — protein MLQIVILAYASIRFVLDGFFVFLSPTWLKYDLTNHPGFQDETLLYGVFKHCLSITLRDCIATEKHVDIHQDHALVKILVIGEMTLKGVIVVFQVFSMKRSFGKNGMFVVSVLSIVNGIFGLALTGRFISKRQQWLEDAKSDVMYAPYYYIGSAVTTILLSLGMLLYGVKWDTDSNNNNQAVVEMIQLYPIREEGEVISSENDVNI, from the exons atgttgcaaataGTTATATTAGCGTATGCTAGTATTAGATTCGTCCTGGAtggattttttgtatttttatctcCAACCTGGCTGAAGTACGATTTAACAAATCATCCAGGTTTTCAAGACGAAACTCTGTTGTATGGCGTTTTTAAACACTGTTTAAGCATTACTCTTCGTGATTGTATTGCCACAGAAAAACACGTGGATATTCACCAAG aCCATGCCTTGGTCAAAATTTTGGTAATTGGGGAAATGACTTTAAAGGGAGTGATTGTTGTCTTTCAAGTTTTTTCCATGAAGCGATCATTTGGAAAAAATGGAATGTTTGTTGTATCCGTTTTATCGATTGTgaatg gAATTTTCGGACTTGCGCTGACCGGACGTTTCATCTCTAAAAGACAACAGTGGCTGGAAGATGCAAAATCAGATGTTATGTACGCGCCATATTACTACATCGGATCAGCGGTAACAACCATCTTGTTGTCGTTAGGAATGCTCCTTTATGGTGTAAAGTGGGATACGGACAGCAACAATAACAATCAAGCTGTTGTGGAAATGATACAGCTGTATCCTATCCGCGAAGAAGGAGAAGTGATCTCATCTGAGAACGATGTAAATATATGA